Genomic segment of Rhodothermales bacterium:
TCGCGACATGGTGCACGAACGCCTCGTTGAGCCGCTTGCACCCCGATTCCAACACGCCCACCGTCACGTCGACGCCGTGCGCGCGGAGCCGTTCGATCCCGCGTCCTGCGACGGCTGGAAACGGATCGGTCATCCCGACGACGACGCGCGGGATGCTTTTCTCGACGATCAGATCGGCGCACGGCGGCGTCTTCCCGTGGTGGCTGCACGGTTCGAGCGTGACGTACAGCGTGCTCTCGCGCAACGCCTCCGCCCCGTGCCGTCGCTCCACGTCGCGCACGGCCCACACCTCGGCGTGCGGCCCGCCATATTCGCCGTGCCACCCCTCGCCCAGCATCGTCCCGCCCGGCCCGACGACGACGGCCCCGACGAGCGGGTTCGGGCTGACGGCCCCCGCGCCGCGCTCGGCGAGATCGAGCGCGCGCTGCATCCATCGCTCCTGCTCGGAGGTATTCGGTTCGGTCGGCACGCTAAAGCTCTTCGATGTGGGCGGGGAGCGTGTCGAGCTGCCAGCGCTCGAAGTAGAACTTGTGCTCGGATCGGGCCTCGCGGTACGGCAATGCAAAGCATCGTACGTCGGCGACGGGGTGGCGGCGGAACGCGTCGATGAGTCGCTTGCGGAGGGGAGCGGCGGCGAAGAGACTCCAGTCCCACCCGTCGTGCGCGGGCTCGGGGAAACACACGGCGTCGGCCTCGGCCAGCAGGCGCTTCAGCGACGGAATGCCGTAGCGCCGCTCGACGGAGGCGACGGCCGCGAGCGCGGCGGCATCGACCGGCCCCGCTGCGGCGACGAGCACGGCTGTCTCCGCCGGGTCGCGCCACACCGGCGCGGCGTCCTCGATGACCGTCACCGCGCCGGATCGGTCGGCCTGCGTCCACACCTTGCCAGCGAACACGTCCAGGAGCGGGGCAACGAAGGCGTCGGGGTTGGCAATCGCGGTGAGGCCGGTGCGGTCGGCGGCGAGGTCGGTGCCGGCGAGGTAGGCGCGGTAGTACGACGTGGGACGGAGGAGCGCGGCGAGGTCGTGCTCGGGCGCGGCGCGGCGGCGGGCGTCGGGGTCGGCCTCGGCCGAGAGGGCTTCGAGGTGGACCGGCTCTTCGTAGAAATACTTGACGATGTCCAACGGCGCGGGCGGAAGGCGGAGGGGCAATGTAGCCCGGCCCCTCGGCGCAGTTCCAGCCGTATCTTTTCGGTCGCCGTCCGCCCTTCGATCCGATGAAAGCCATCCAATCCGCGCTGATCTGGGCCGCCGAGGCCACGATCATCCTCCTCTGGCTCCCGCTCCTCGCCGTCGTCCGCCTCTTCGACCGCGACCCCGCGCACTACACGACGGGCCGCGTCTTCCGCTTCCTCGGCAACCTCATGACGCGCGTCAACCCGCTCTGGCACATCCAGATCGAGGGCGACGCCCCGGCCGACCCGCGCCTCCCGTACGTCGTCGTCTCGAACCACCAGTCGAACGCCGACATCCCGGTGATCAGCCGGCTGCCGTGGGAGATGAAGTGGGTGGCGAAGGCCGAGATGTTCAAGGTGCCCGTGGCCGGCTGGCTGATGCGGCTGGCGGGCGACATCGCCGTGGACCGCCGCGACCCGCAGAGCCGCGCCCGCGTCCTCACCGCCGCGAAGCACTACCTCGACCGCCACTGCTCGGTGATGTTCTTCCCCGAGGGGACGCGTTCGCGCGACGGCCGCGTCCGCGGCTTCGCGACGGGCGCGTTCCGCCTCGCGATCGACGCCGGCGTGCCCGTCCTCCCGCTCGTCATCGACGGCACGCGCGACGCGCTCCCGAAGCACGGCTGGAAGTTCGGCAACGCCATCACGGCCCGGCTCCGCGTCCTCCCGCCGATCCCCACCGACGGCCTCGGCCCGGACGACGCCGACGTGCTGCGCGAGCGCGTCCGGCAGGCCATCATCGCCCAGATCGCCGCGTGGCGCGGGGAGAACCCCGACACGGTCGATGCCCTCGCTGCGCCCGTCGACGACGCGGCGGGAAAGGCTGCGGGCGCGCCGTCGGACGGCGTGGAAGAAACGGCAAAATTGAGCTAGGCCGTTTGGGCGGAGGCGAAGCTGTTCGTAGTTTCGATGCTCGCCGCGCGGTGCGTGGTGAAGCCCCTTGCCCGGTAGCTCAATTGGCAGAGCATCAGTTTCTGGATCTGAGGGTTGAAGGTTCGAGTCCTTCCCGGGCAACCCCGCACGACCCAAGCCTCGGCACTTCGGTGCCGGGGCTTTTTCTTATGCCTCGGTGACGTCCTCGGCCCGTTCCTGCGGATCGAAGGGCGGCGGGGTGAGGAGGAGGCCGACGACGGTCGGCAGAGGGGCGAGGCGGAACCAGCGAGGAATACTGGAAAGAATGGACGTACGCATGATGGGATCTCCGAAAGGAAAGCGCTGATAGCCCGCGTCCGTCGGAATGATTCGCCGCTTCAGCGCTGCAAGCGCTTCCGTTACATAGAGTTCACATAGAAGCGCTTCCGCTCCGCCGAGCGCACGGCGTGTCGGTCGCCGTCGCAGGACGCAGGACGTAGATTGGGCCGCTCGTTGTCCCCGCCCGCCGCCTGACCATGCGTACGTCCGACTCTCCCGCTCCCCGTCCCGCCAGCCGTCGCCGGTGGCTGTTCACCGGGGCGATGCTGCTGATCCCCGTCCTCTTCTTCGTCCTACTCGAAGGCGGGCTCCGGCTGTTCGGCTACGGCGACGACTATCCCCTCTTCGAGCCCATCGAGGGCTACCCGCAGTACCTCGTGCAGAACCGCGAGGTAGCCCGGCGCTACTTCGCACAGCAGACGAATGTCCCGACGGCGCTCCACGACGTGTTCGACGCCGAGAAGGGCGCCGACGAATACCGGATCTTCGTGCAGGGCGGCTCGACGGCGGCGGGCTTCCCGTTCTACCACGGCGGCGCGTTCTCGCGCATGCTCGAACACCGCCTCCAGCAGACCTTCTCCGACCGGAAGATTGAAGTCATCAACACGGCGATGGCGGCGGTCAACTCGTACACCCTGCTCGACCTCGCCGACGAGATCATCGCGCAGCGGCCCGACGCCGTGCTCATTTACGCCGGCCACAACGAGTACTACGGCGCGCTCGGCGTCGGCTCGACGGAGTCGCTCGGGCCGTTCCGCGGGCTCGTCAACACCTACCTCCGGCTGCGG
This window contains:
- a CDS encoding lysophospholipid acyltransferase family protein, which gives rise to MKAIQSALIWAAEATIILLWLPLLAVVRLFDRDPAHYTTGRVFRFLGNLMTRVNPLWHIQIEGDAPADPRLPYVVVSNHQSNADIPVISRLPWEMKWVAKAEMFKVPVAGWLMRLAGDIAVDRRDPQSRARVLTAAKHYLDRHCSVMFFPEGTRSRDGRVRGFATGAFRLAIDAGVPVLPLVIDGTRDALPKHGWKFGNAITARLRVLPPIPTDGLGPDDADVLRERVRQAIIAQIAAWRGENPDTVDALAAPVDDAAGKAAGAPSDGVEETAKLS